In the Arthrobacter sp. CDRTa11 genome, ATAACAAAACCATCACGCTGAACGTTGACGGAAAAGTGACCTCGGTCCAGACCTTCGGCGGCACGGTGGGCCAGGTGGTCAAAAGTGCCAAACTGGATCTGAAGCCCGCCGACCGTGTCTCGCCGTCCCTTGATGCGACCGTGGACAACGGCACCGTCATCAACGTCAATATGGCCAAGGCTGTCAAGGTCAGCCTTGACGGTGCAGAGAAGACAGTCAACACCACGGCGCAGGATGTCGGCGGCCTCGTGACCGAACTCGGCGTGGCCAGCGCGTCATCCGTCTCTGTTCCGAAGGACGCCCAGCTGAGCGTTGATGGCTCGTTTGTCTCCATCACAACGCCGAAGACGGTCAGCATCGTCGCGGACGGCAACGTGTCCACGGCAACCACGACTGCCGCTACCGTTGCCCAGGTCCTTGAGGATGCGGGCCTGACACTCGGCGTCAACGACCGCACGTCCCAGCCTGGCAATGCCCACGTGGTCAACAACATGGTGGTCAAGGTTTCCCGCGTGGACACCGGTAAGACTGACGCCACCACCGAACCCGTTCCGTTCGAGACCCTGACCAGCGAAAGCGCAGAGTTGTTCAAGGGGGACAAGGAAGTTACCCAGGCGGGCGCGGCAGGAAAAGTAGACAAGACCTTCAAACTGGTGCTGGTTGATGGACGCGAAGCCTCCCGTACCCTGGTCTCCGAAACTGTTTCACTGCAGCCGGTCACCGAAAAAGTTACTGTAGGGACCAAGCCGAAGCCCGTGGCGGCGGCTCCTGCCGCTACGAACACCGGAGCTGCAGCCCCGGCCATGATGAACGAGGCCATGTGGGACAAGATCGCCCAGTGTGAGTCTGGGGGAAACTGGTCCATCAACAGCGGCAACGGATACTACGGCGGCCTGCAGTTTTCCATCCCCACCTGGCTTGCCAACGGTGGAGGAACCTACGGCCCCAATGCCAGCGTTGCCACCAAAGCGCAGCAGATAGACATCGCCAACAGGCTCTTCGCAAAGAACGGCCTCCGGGACTGGGGCTGTGCCTGGGCAGCGAGCAGCTAAGCACTCACCAGCCTCATTCGGCAGCTGACCACAGCCGACAGGCCACGACCCGTACAGCGGCCGGACCCGGATATCCAGGGTCCGGCCGCTGCCGTTAACTCCGGAACCTACCGCCGGGGACACGAATAGCCGGGCAAAGCCGGCGGGATAGGATACCTAGGTGACTGAACCAACCCCCGCCGCGCCCGCACCCCTCTTCGGTGCCTCCGACATACGCCGGCTGGCGGAAGAGATCGGCATCCGTCCCACCAAGACATTGGGCCAGAACTTCGTCATTGACGGCAACACCATCCGCAGGATCGTCAGCGTGGCCAACATAGGCCCGGATGAAACCGTGCTGGAAGTGGGCCCCGGCCTCGGATCACTGACCCTGGGACTGCTGGACGCTGCGAAGGCGGTTGTCGC is a window encoding:
- a CDS encoding resuscitation-promoting factor, encoding MVKIFTSSDGKLSFLKVGTQLVVLCALVLGLVAFVGNNKTITLNVDGKVTSVQTFGGTVGQVVKSAKLDLKPADRVSPSLDATVDNGTVINVNMAKAVKVSLDGAEKTVNTTAQDVGGLVTELGVASASSVSVPKDAQLSVDGSFVSITTPKTVSIVADGNVSTATTTAATVAQVLEDAGLTLGVNDRTSQPGNAHVVNNMVVKVSRVDTGKTDATTEPVPFETLTSESAELFKGDKEVTQAGAAGKVDKTFKLVLVDGREASRTLVSETVSLQPVTEKVTVGTKPKPVAAAPAATNTGAAAPAMMNEAMWDKIAQCESGGNWSINSGNGYYGGLQFSIPTWLANGGGTYGPNASVATKAQQIDIANRLFAKNGLRDWGCAWAASS